One Shewanella sp. MR-4 DNA window includes the following coding sequences:
- a CDS encoding ImpA family metalloprotease — protein MEIRLISAAIALILAGCGGGSEDTGSTTPPPEPPVQPPVVTQYTASTSSVLGGKLIPSSQKVDAGKSASFSVQADNGFVLDSISGCGGALTALTYITATISADCTITPSFISNAENAIRHQDHTLASANELIDFSTTELANIETARKTQITELYQGVGNSISWHPTHDSITFSSFMPENTFTLLPSNVDGSGASAVRGLVMAGEQQGQRYAAMGGNLFAVNNSDQSDKLLKNLIGWLTKGGDQQNGLSIVTAQMPSRADSWYFPHNEGIRTWLSKYYPDPHSINDANSCDYTALASCIDTLKPDLIVISDIDRDNLGYAGIQAAITKAKAAGIPLLLSNYRREQSAMLSPLYLEMGLSTAGNYWSKLNANNLSVSTILAEDKTLADVETLLANLREQRFDTQVLNDCGGNYLSCNGSAFVEAFKAGADWYRSNAETLDNNDIDAFNSPNFSLMKAGLLLADKYRSEIDYPIAYSESAQWQQALFADWTVSYARAHNLAQPDLGEYVTDKTNLSKGSNAHYAYPATVSERKSITVPYSGQWTTTGWYALPGQTITLNRLDNTEANVEIKLNYHRRNTNRAYEQKVYRAPLELTQQRLKLAKGQSLEFSTPYGGPIYLYISGGEGALSVDVQAKNVAKHPSIMDFSNPAEITAFNDKIQNTELPHVDLRTDGAEQHLRRDRFMNAIGGKIPDVNALLKSIVEDHINSVYTLAGLKIQGKSLSESLPSDVLASCQALFGADCTDASLHTRSIIQHANYDQNAHCGSGCSGNPWDAAWNISPTGWGDNHELGHNLQTNRLNVQYATAANRDNWAGYGSRAGENSNNIFPYVVLWKTHYLRDGNTSSITDGHMNHKDLFYVFMSDAAGTTDTSGKRVVFGANCKVLDVGEDRYTAPWASNAYAIHNGYRMAFYIQMALKAHGMTLNDGTSLSNGFNIFTLLYQHSRIFGKYANSASDWEANRSKLGFELFPYEGHSVYGGKTVRDIPGNDFMLVSLSKLTGKDWRSHFDMLGLRYSSLAAAQVAANASQGAVPMGMYELETDLPPANMSQGLSFIPLSVSDGSTLWKGVGSPSQCAKP, from the coding sequence ATGGAGATTAGACTCATTTCTGCCGCCATCGCCTTGATACTCGCGGGTTGTGGCGGAGGCTCAGAGGACACGGGTAGCACAACACCCCCGCCGGAGCCGCCAGTCCAACCTCCTGTGGTGACTCAATATACAGCGAGTACCAGTTCAGTCTTGGGTGGTAAGCTCATCCCTAGCAGCCAAAAGGTCGATGCGGGTAAAAGTGCCAGCTTTAGCGTTCAAGCCGACAACGGTTTCGTACTGGATAGCATTAGCGGCTGTGGCGGCGCGCTGACCGCACTGACCTACATCACTGCGACGATAAGCGCAGATTGCACTATCACCCCAAGTTTTATCAGCAATGCTGAAAATGCCATTCGCCATCAAGACCATACCCTTGCCAGCGCTAACGAGCTGATTGATTTCAGCACCACCGAACTGGCGAACATAGAGACCGCCCGCAAGACACAAATCACCGAACTCTATCAAGGTGTGGGTAACAGCATCAGTTGGCATCCGACCCACGATTCCATCACCTTTTCGAGCTTTATGCCGGAAAACACTTTTACCTTACTGCCATCCAATGTTGATGGCAGCGGCGCCAGCGCCGTACGCGGTTTAGTGATGGCGGGTGAACAACAAGGCCAGCGTTATGCCGCCATGGGTGGCAACCTGTTTGCGGTAAATAATTCGGATCAGAGTGATAAGCTGCTGAAAAACCTCATCGGATGGCTAACCAAAGGCGGCGATCAGCAGAATGGCCTGAGTATAGTCACGGCACAGATGCCAAGTCGCGCCGACAGTTGGTATTTTCCCCATAACGAAGGGATCCGCACGTGGCTAAGCAAGTACTACCCCGACCCCCACAGCATCAACGACGCCAATAGCTGTGATTACACCGCCCTTGCCAGCTGTATCGATACCTTAAAACCCGATTTAATCGTTATCAGTGATATTGACCGCGATAACCTAGGTTACGCGGGCATTCAAGCGGCCATCACTAAAGCCAAGGCGGCAGGGATCCCGCTGCTGCTCTCAAACTATCGACGCGAACAAAGCGCTATGCTCTCACCACTCTATCTTGAGATGGGGCTCTCTACTGCAGGAAACTATTGGTCGAAACTCAATGCCAATAATCTGAGTGTGAGCACTATTCTGGCGGAAGATAAGACGCTCGCGGATGTCGAAACCCTGCTGGCAAATTTGCGCGAACAACGCTTCGATACGCAAGTGCTCAATGACTGCGGCGGCAACTATTTAAGCTGTAACGGCAGCGCCTTTGTCGAGGCCTTCAAGGCGGGTGCAGATTGGTATCGCAGCAATGCCGAAACCTTAGATAACAATGATATCGATGCTTTTAACAGCCCTAATTTTAGCTTGATGAAAGCGGGATTACTCCTCGCTGACAAGTATCGCAGTGAAATCGATTATCCCATCGCCTACAGCGAATCCGCCCAGTGGCAGCAAGCCCTGTTTGCCGATTGGACAGTCAGCTATGCCCGCGCCCACAACCTCGCCCAACCTGACTTAGGTGAGTATGTCACCGACAAGACCAATCTAAGTAAGGGTAGCAATGCCCATTACGCTTATCCTGCCACAGTATCGGAGCGTAAGAGCATCACAGTACCTTATTCTGGCCAGTGGACAACAACGGGCTGGTACGCCTTACCCGGGCAGACCATCACACTCAATCGCTTAGATAATACAGAAGCTAATGTCGAAATTAAGCTGAATTATCATAGACGTAATACTAACCGCGCCTATGAGCAAAAGGTTTACCGCGCGCCACTGGAACTTACCCAGCAACGCCTCAAGCTCGCTAAAGGGCAAAGTCTTGAATTCTCAACCCCCTATGGCGGCCCTATTTATCTCTATATCAGTGGTGGCGAAGGTGCGCTCAGTGTCGATGTGCAAGCCAAGAATGTGGCTAAGCACCCCAGCATTATGGATTTCTCTAATCCCGCAGAAATCACGGCCTTTAACGATAAGATCCAAAATACCGAGTTGCCCCATGTGGATCTTCGCACCGATGGCGCCGAGCAGCATTTGCGCCGTGACCGTTTTATGAATGCGATTGGCGGTAAGATCCCGGATGTCAATGCGTTGCTCAAGAGCATTGTCGAGGATCATATCAACAGCGTGTATACCCTCGCTGGGCTGAAAATCCAAGGTAAGAGCTTAAGTGAATCTCTCCCCTCGGATGTGCTTGCAAGCTGTCAGGCACTGTTTGGCGCAGACTGCACCGATGCTAGCCTGCATACCCGCAGCATCATCCAACACGCTAACTATGACCAAAACGCCCACTGCGGCTCGGGTTGTAGCGGTAATCCATGGGATGCGGCTTGGAATATTTCGCCAACGGGTTGGGGAGATAACCACGAACTCGGCCACAATCTGCAAACCAACCGCCTCAATGTGCAATATGCCACTGCCGCCAATCGCGACAATTGGGCTGGTTATGGCAGCCGCGCGGGGGAAAACTCCAACAATATTTTCCCCTATGTGGTGTTGTGGAAGACCCATTATCTGCGCGACGGCAACACGAGCAGCATCACCGATGGTCATATGAATCACAAAGATCTCTTCTATGTGTTTATGTCCGATGCGGCAGGCACCACTGATACCAGTGGCAAACGCGTGGTCTTTGGCGCCAACTGCAAAGTGCTCGATGTGGGCGAAGACAGATACACCGCCCCTTGGGCAAGCAATGCCTACGCGATACACAACGGTTATCGCATGGCGTTTTACATCCAAATGGCGCTAAAAGCCCATGGCATGACGCTTAACGACGGTACCAGCCTAAGCAATGGTTTCAATATCTTTACCCTGCTATATCAGCACAGCCGCATCTTTGGTAAATATGCCAATAGTGCCAGCGACTGGGAGGCTAACCGCAGCAAACTGGGCTTTGAACTCTTCCCATACGAGGGCCATAGCGTTTACGGCGGCAAAACAGTGAGGGATATTCCGGGCAATGACTTTATGCTGGTGTCCCTGAGTAAGCTCACAGGCAAAGATTGGCGCAGCCATTTTGATATGTTGGGCCTGCGTTACTCCAGCCTCGCCGCCGCGCAGGTAGCGGCAAACGCCAGCCAAGGAGCGGTTCCTATGGGCATGTATGAGCTTGAAACCGATTTGCCACCAGCAAACATGAGCCAAGGCTTAAGCTTTATCCCTCTGTCAGTTAGCGATGGCAGCACATTGTGGAAAGGCGTTGGATCTCCCAGTCAATGTGCCAAACCTTAA
- the zntR gene encoding Zn(2+)-responsive transcriptional regulator, whose product MYRIGELADLCEVKADTLRFYEKHGLLSPSSRTDSGYRVYTDADAARLRFILRAKAVGFSLSEISELLSIELDKSNWACADVKGMVDVKLAQVQTKIAELLHFQTSLQKLSDACCGGPRSAEHCSILEALESSTERVRVEHDHGQTPDATTLDKSGN is encoded by the coding sequence ATGTACCGAATTGGTGAGTTAGCCGATTTATGTGAGGTTAAGGCCGATACCCTCAGATTCTATGAGAAGCACGGTCTGCTTTCGCCTTCGAGCCGCACCGACTCTGGCTATCGGGTCTATACCGATGCCGATGCCGCGCGGCTGCGTTTTATTCTGCGGGCGAAGGCGGTAGGTTTTAGCTTGAGTGAAATTAGCGAGCTGCTTTCAATCGAGTTGGATAAATCCAATTGGGCCTGTGCCGATGTGAAGGGCATGGTCGACGTCAAGTTGGCTCAGGTGCAGACTAAGATTGCCGAGTTACTGCATTTTCAAACCAGTTTGCAAAAACTGTCGGATGCCTGCTGCGGCGGGCCGCGTAGCGCCGAACATTGCTCGATTTTAGAAGCGCTGGAGTCGAGTACAGAGCGAGTGCGTGTGGAGCACGACCACGGCCAAACTCCAGATGCGACAACCCTAGATAAGTCAGGGAATTAA
- the purD gene encoding phosphoribosylamine--glycine ligase, with amino-acid sequence MKVLVIGGGGREHALAWKAAQSPQVELVYVAPGNAGTALEPKLENLNISATDIPALLDFAQTNQIELTIVGPEAPLVLGVVDAFNAAGLPIFGPTKAAAQLEGSKAFTKDFLARHNIPTAGYKNCTEIQDAKAFVRELTGKTGYPVVIKADGLAAGKGVIIAQDQAEADAAIEDMLAGNKFGDAGSRVVIEEFLKGEEASFIVMVDGKNILAMATSQDHKARDNADHGPNTGGMGAYSPAPVVTQSVHDWTIANVIRPTVDGMAAEGNVYTGFLYAGLMIAPDGSAKVLEYNCRFGDPETQPIMMRLKSDLVELCLAATRSELDKVTAEYDARAAVGVVLAAGGYPDEYRKGDVIQGLSLGNHDAKVFHAGTEMKDGHVVTNGGRVLCATALGHTVTEAQKAAYLLVDEIHWDDVYFRTDIGYRAIAREQQG; translated from the coding sequence ATGAAAGTATTAGTTATTGGTGGCGGCGGCCGCGAACATGCCCTAGCTTGGAAAGCGGCACAATCCCCACAGGTAGAGCTGGTTTATGTTGCTCCGGGTAACGCGGGCACAGCCCTCGAGCCGAAGTTAGAAAACCTCAACATCAGCGCGACGGACATTCCTGCCCTGCTCGATTTTGCGCAAACCAATCAGATCGAACTCACCATCGTTGGCCCGGAAGCGCCGCTGGTATTGGGCGTGGTCGATGCCTTTAACGCTGCGGGTCTACCCATTTTCGGCCCAACCAAAGCGGCAGCACAGTTAGAAGGCTCTAAGGCGTTCACTAAGGACTTCTTAGCACGCCACAATATCCCAACAGCGGGTTATAAAAACTGTACCGAAATCCAAGATGCTAAAGCCTTCGTGCGTGAACTAACGGGCAAGACAGGTTATCCAGTCGTAATCAAGGCCGACGGTTTAGCCGCAGGTAAAGGCGTGATCATCGCCCAAGATCAAGCTGAAGCCGATGCCGCCATCGAAGATATGCTCGCGGGCAACAAGTTTGGCGATGCAGGTTCTCGCGTGGTTATCGAAGAATTCTTAAAAGGTGAAGAAGCCAGCTTTATCGTCATGGTCGATGGTAAAAACATCCTCGCCATGGCGACCAGCCAAGACCATAAAGCCCGTGATAATGCCGACCACGGTCCAAACACTGGCGGCATGGGCGCTTACTCACCAGCGCCCGTGGTCACCCAAAGCGTGCACGATTGGACAATCGCTAACGTTATTCGCCCAACCGTGGATGGCATGGCGGCTGAAGGTAATGTTTACACTGGCTTCCTGTATGCGGGTCTGATGATCGCACCAGACGGCAGCGCCAAAGTACTGGAATACAACTGCCGCTTTGGCGACCCAGAAACCCAACCTATTATGATGCGCCTCAAGTCAGATCTGGTTGAGCTGTGTTTAGCCGCGACCCGTAGTGAGCTGGATAAAGTGACTGCCGAGTACGATGCTCGCGCCGCAGTCGGTGTTGTATTAGCCGCTGGCGGTTACCCAGATGAATACCGCAAGGGCGATGTGATCCAAGGTTTAAGCCTAGGTAATCACGATGCCAAAGTCTTCCACGCGGGAACTGAGATGAAAGACGGCCATGTGGTCACTAACGGCGGCCGCGTACTATGCGCTACAGCCCTAGGACACACTGTGACCGAAGCACAAAAAGCCGCTTATCTGCTGGTTGATGAAATCCACTGGGACGACGTGTATTTCCGTACCGATATCGGCTATCGCGCCATTGCCCGCGAACAACAGGGCTAA
- a CDS encoding SO_0444 family Cu/Zn efflux transporter: MLLKNFIDLFLDSAPWLLLGLILAGLLKVFVPMAWMQKQLGGHGFKTVVKAALLGAPLPLCSCGVIPAAVGLRRSGASKAATTSFLVSTPETGVDSVTVSYVLLGPFMAIVRPIAAITSAIVAGLLVGRDDDDGKPAAKAEALLDKAQSDKAFASTAPVASCCASKSPSAEKVLKAEAVKSCCASTKAPAITPVKSSCCGSDNAKAPATEPKIKMTPMATPSLMAAGGPSMGTVGMVNAAKVSAVKVENAGSCCGTQTAAPEKIVVVKKGACCGSSSAKTADSHQAEGESCCASTQDMATELKSESVIARVGIGLKYAATDLVRDTTLWLLVGLFFAAIVQTYVPADFLAKWGDGLLAMLVMVLVSVPMYICATASTPIAAGLLLAGVSPGAVLVFMMAGPATNIATLGVVTKELGKRALYGYLGGVLGVALVAGALVNYLVATFGFEVMPQIGEQHQMLPEWLVATSGIVLALLMAKVVFEKIPRSWLRRSDCCS, encoded by the coding sequence ATGTTATTGAAGAATTTTATCGATCTGTTTTTAGATTCCGCCCCTTGGCTGTTGCTCGGCTTGATTCTGGCGGGCCTACTCAAAGTGTTTGTGCCCATGGCTTGGATGCAAAAGCAGCTCGGCGGGCATGGCTTTAAAACCGTGGTGAAGGCGGCGTTATTGGGCGCGCCATTACCTCTGTGTTCCTGCGGGGTGATCCCCGCGGCCGTTGGGCTGCGCCGCTCTGGGGCATCTAAAGCGGCAACCACCTCCTTTTTAGTTTCCACCCCTGAAACTGGGGTCGACTCTGTAACGGTTTCTTACGTTTTGCTCGGCCCTTTTATGGCGATAGTACGGCCGATTGCGGCGATCACTAGTGCTATTGTTGCGGGCCTTTTAGTGGGGCGAGATGATGACGATGGCAAACCTGCTGCTAAGGCCGAGGCCCTGTTAGACAAGGCTCAGTCAGACAAGGCATTCGCTAGCACTGCGCCTGTCGCTTCATGTTGTGCTTCAAAATCCCCGTCGGCAGAGAAAGTGCTCAAAGCCGAAGCGGTAAAAAGCTGCTGCGCATCGACTAAGGCGCCCGCAATCACGCCAGTTAAATCTTCCTGCTGCGGCAGTGATAACGCGAAAGCGCCAGCAACCGAGCCGAAAATCAAAATGACGCCGATGGCTACGCCAAGTCTAATGGCTGCTGGCGGCCCAAGTATGGGCACTGTCGGTATGGTTAATGCGGCTAAAGTCAGTGCGGTCAAGGTTGAAAATGCAGGTTCATGCTGTGGTACTCAAACCGCTGCGCCTGAAAAAATAGTCGTAGTGAAGAAGGGCGCTTGTTGTGGTAGCTCAAGCGCGAAAACGGCAGATAGCCATCAAGCCGAAGGCGAGAGCTGCTGCGCATCTACACAGGATATGGCGACCGAGCTTAAGTCTGAATCTGTGATTGCACGAGTAGGCATAGGTCTTAAATATGCGGCGACGGATCTGGTGCGTGACACTACACTCTGGTTGCTGGTGGGCTTATTCTTCGCAGCCATAGTGCAAACCTATGTTCCAGCAGACTTTTTAGCTAAGTGGGGCGATGGATTGCTGGCCATGCTGGTAATGGTGCTAGTGTCTGTGCCTATGTATATCTGCGCCACGGCTTCGACGCCGATTGCCGCCGGCTTGCTACTGGCGGGTGTCTCCCCTGGTGCCGTGCTGGTATTTATGATGGCAGGTCCTGCAACCAATATCGCGACTTTAGGCGTGGTGACTAAGGAGCTGGGTAAGCGCGCGCTCTATGGCTATCTTGGGGGCGTCTTGGGGGTTGCCTTAGTCGCTGGCGCTTTGGTGAATTATCTGGTCGCCACCTTTGGTTTTGAGGTGATGCCACAGATTGGTGAGCAGCACCAGATGTTACCCGAGTGGTTAGTTGCGACCTCAGGCATAGTGCTCGCATTGCTGATGGCGAAAGTGGTATTCGAGAAAATCCCCCGTAGTTGGCTGCGCCGTAGCGACTGCTGCTCATAG
- a CDS encoding PepSY-associated TM helix domain-containing protein, whose protein sequence is MKVRSDVLRVYQSIHIWTGIIAGIVLFIGFYAGSLTMFKGAIDAWSMPPSVTLPQVSADRLDELVSQVLARDDKAKNGFSLHLNDEHQSPMTWYQQGSERELSMSNQLWHASLDEQGQLVTQLSTPSELAELIDQLHRTAGIAGEVGHDQAGVYVLGVAAFLYFLALVSGVIFLLPTLTKSFFALRKDKGESRFWLDAHNLVGITSLPFHLVISLTVIVFAFHDQLYDGLKQVVYGEKPLFAQPAPDRTPYTLADLPKVSTVLAKVQELAPEYQVHEMTFMNLNNPRATLRLGLYNPSGFMRGPVTDYLYLHPYSLKITNSTIDQSDKGIWARTVAVFFGLHFGSYGGDLGRWVYFFLGLSGAFLFYSGNLLWLEKRRKKQASEQTRACRLMASATVGICLGSVAALAVSMLLGKWFYSQVSNINHLYLWLYYVVFAALVAYAFWRGAARAALLILPLCALATLAMPISSVIGLLVPSLGLWAPHSAATLGVDLVALGFSGLFYYGYRLTRHRLFNGPQDSVWAIPNKDAVVETASKTV, encoded by the coding sequence ATGAAAGTTCGCAGTGATGTGTTAAGGGTGTATCAGTCTATCCATATTTGGACTGGGATCATCGCCGGAATAGTGTTGTTTATCGGTTTCTATGCCGGATCGCTCACTATGTTTAAAGGTGCGATTGACGCTTGGTCAATGCCGCCCTCTGTGACTTTGCCGCAAGTCTCTGCTGATAGGCTCGATGAGTTAGTGTCGCAGGTGTTAGCTCGGGACGATAAGGCGAAAAACGGCTTTAGTTTGCATTTGAATGATGAACATCAGTCGCCGATGACTTGGTATCAGCAGGGCTCGGAGCGTGAACTCAGCATGAGTAACCAGCTTTGGCATGCCAGCCTCGACGAGCAGGGGCAATTAGTGACTCAACTAAGCACCCCAAGCGAGCTGGCCGAGCTGATTGACCAATTACACCGCACTGCGGGGATTGCCGGTGAAGTGGGCCACGATCAAGCGGGTGTCTATGTGCTCGGCGTCGCCGCCTTCTTATATTTCTTGGCGCTGGTTTCTGGGGTGATTTTCTTACTGCCCACCTTAACTAAAAGCTTTTTCGCCCTACGTAAAGATAAGGGCGAAAGCCGTTTCTGGCTCGATGCCCACAACTTAGTCGGCATTACTAGTTTGCCATTTCATCTAGTGATCAGTCTGACCGTGATAGTGTTTGCCTTCCATGATCAGCTTTACGATGGGCTTAAGCAGGTGGTTTACGGTGAAAAACCGCTGTTTGCCCAACCCGCACCCGATAGAACGCCCTATACACTCGCCGATTTGCCTAAGGTCAGCACAGTTCTGGCTAAGGTGCAGGAGCTCGCCCCCGAGTATCAAGTGCATGAAATGACCTTTATGAACTTGAATAATCCTCGCGCGACCTTGCGTTTAGGCCTGTACAACCCTAGCGGTTTTATGCGCGGACCAGTCACCGATTACTTATATCTGCATCCCTATAGCCTCAAGATAACCAACAGCACCATTGACCAGAGTGATAAGGGCATTTGGGCCAGAACGGTCGCGGTATTCTTTGGGCTGCACTTTGGCAGTTACGGCGGCGATCTTGGGCGCTGGGTGTATTTCTTTTTAGGCTTGAGCGGCGCCTTTTTATTTTACAGCGGTAACTTGTTGTGGCTGGAAAAGCGCCGTAAAAAACAGGCGAGTGAGCAGACGCGTGCCTGCCGATTAATGGCGAGCGCCACCGTGGGGATTTGCTTAGGTTCGGTTGCCGCTCTGGCGGTGAGCATGCTGCTGGGGAAATGGTTCTACTCACAGGTGAGCAATATTAATCATCTCTATCTGTGGTTGTACTATGTCGTCTTCGCCGCCTTAGTGGCCTATGCCTTCTGGCGCGGCGCGGCTAGGGCGGCACTGCTGATTTTACCTCTGTGCGCCTTGGCGACTCTGGCTATGCCTATTAGCTCTGTGATCGGGCTGTTAGTGCCGAGTCTAGGCTTATGGGCGCCCCATTCTGCGGCAACGCTTGGGGTCGATCTCGTGGCGCTCGGCTTTAGTGGGCTGTTCTACTATGGATACCGACTCACGCGCCATCGCTTATTCAATGGCCCGCAGGACAGTGTCTGGGCGATTCCCAATAAGGATGCTGTGGTCGAGACCGCTTCAAAAACAGTTTGA
- the purH gene encoding bifunctional phosphoribosylaminoimidazolecarboxamide formyltransferase/IMP cyclohydrolase — translation MTVANNARPIRRALLSVSDKTGILEFAKALHAQGVELLSTGGTARLLADNGVPVIEVSDYTGHPEIMDGRVKTLHPKVHGGILARRGLDENVMAANNINAIDLVAVNLYPFADTVAKAGCTLEDAIENIDIGGPTMVRAAAKNHKDVTIVVNAADYDRVLAEMAANNGSTTHATRFDLAIAAFEHTAGYDGMIANYFGTMVPAHSTDECFEDSKFPRTFNTQLVKKQDLRYGENSHQTAAFYVDTKIDEASVATAVQLQGKALSYNNIADTDAALECVKEFSEPACVIVKHANPCGVALGKDLLDAYNRAYQTDPTSAFGGIIAFNGELDAATASAIVERQFVEVIIAPVVSQGARDVVAKKTNVRLLECGQWDTKTKTLDYKRVNGGLLVQDRDQGMVGLDDIKVVTKRQPTESELKDLMFCWKVAKFVKSNAIVYAKDGMTIGVGAGQMSRVYSAKIAGIKAADEGLEVVNSVMASDAFFPFRDGIDAAAAAGISCIIQPGGSMRDAEIIAAADEHGMAMVMTGMRHFRH, via the coding sequence ATGACTGTTGCAAATAATGCCAGACCCATTCGTCGCGCGCTGTTAAGCGTTTCAGATAAAACCGGAATTCTCGAATTCGCCAAAGCATTACACGCCCAAGGCGTTGAACTGCTGTCAACTGGCGGCACCGCTCGCCTGTTAGCGGATAACGGCGTGCCTGTTATCGAAGTATCTGACTATACAGGACACCCTGAGATCATGGATGGTCGCGTTAAAACCCTGCACCCGAAAGTGCATGGCGGCATTTTGGCGCGTCGCGGTCTTGATGAAAATGTCATGGCTGCCAACAACATCAATGCAATCGATCTGGTTGCGGTTAACCTCTACCCTTTTGCCGATACTGTTGCTAAAGCCGGTTGCACCTTAGAAGATGCGATTGAAAACATCGACATCGGTGGCCCGACTATGGTGCGCGCTGCGGCGAAAAACCATAAAGATGTGACTATCGTTGTTAATGCCGCCGATTATGATCGCGTATTAGCCGAAATGGCCGCCAACAATGGCAGCACGACTCACGCGACCCGTTTCGATTTAGCGATTGCCGCCTTCGAACACACTGCCGGTTACGATGGCATGATCGCCAACTATTTCGGCACTATGGTTCCTGCGCATAGCACTGATGAGTGCTTCGAAGATTCTAAGTTCCCACGCACCTTCAACACTCAATTAGTGAAGAAGCAAGATCTGCGTTACGGTGAAAACAGCCACCAAACTGCAGCCTTCTATGTTGACACTAAGATCGACGAAGCCTCAGTCGCAACTGCAGTTCAACTGCAAGGTAAGGCACTGTCTTACAACAACATCGCCGATACCGATGCCGCCCTTGAGTGCGTAAAAGAGTTCAGCGAACCCGCTTGCGTTATCGTTAAACACGCTAACCCATGTGGTGTTGCACTGGGTAAAGATCTGCTCGATGCCTATAACCGCGCCTATCAAACTGACCCAACGTCAGCCTTCGGTGGCATTATCGCCTTCAACGGCGAGTTAGATGCAGCAACCGCTAGCGCTATTGTTGAGCGTCAATTCGTTGAAGTGATTATTGCGCCAGTCGTGAGCCAAGGTGCCCGCGATGTAGTGGCCAAGAAAACCAACGTGCGTCTGTTAGAGTGTGGTCAATGGGATACTAAGACCAAGACCTTAGACTATAAGCGCGTGAACGGTGGTCTGCTGGTACAAGACCGCGACCAAGGCATGGTTGGCTTAGATGACATTAAAGTCGTGACTAAGCGTCAACCGACCGAGAGCGAGCTGAAGGACTTAATGTTCTGCTGGAAAGTGGCTAAGTTCGTTAAATCTAACGCCATTGTTTACGCTAAAGACGGTATGACCATCGGTGTCGGCGCAGGCCAAATGAGCCGCGTCTACAGCGCTAAAATTGCGGGTATCAAGGCGGCCGATGAAGGGTTAGAAGTGGTTAACTCTGTGATGGCGTCCGATGCCTTCTTCCCATTCCGCGACGGTATCGATGCCGCAGCGGCGGCGGGCATCAGCTGCATCATCCAGCCAGGTGGCTCAATGCGCGATGCTGAAATCATCGCCGCAGCCGACGAGCACGGCATGGCCATGGTAATGACGGGCATGCGCCACTTCCGTCACTAA
- a CDS encoding prohibitin family protein, translating to MIKNELNLPSSIGLSKIIPLVILLIIFISLFGSWYTVDQGERGVILRNGKIIGTAEPGLGFKMPLFDTVVKISTQTHTTSYSSLQAYSRDQQPATLNASVTFNVPPDRVEEVYANFKSIDAMVARLLDRQVPTQVENIFGKYTAISVVQERIKFGIDVTNAITHSVKGPIEITSVQIENIDFSNAYEKSVEDRMRAEVEVQTQLQNLEKERVSAQIAVTQAQAEADSQLARAKAEAESIRIKGDAEASAIKSRAEALAQNQNLVELTKAEKWDGKLPTTVLPTGTLPFIDAKKSN from the coding sequence ATGATAAAAAATGAACTCAACCTGCCAAGCTCCATTGGCCTCTCTAAAATCATCCCCCTGGTGATTTTACTCATTATCTTCATCTCGCTTTTTGGCAGTTGGTACACGGTCGACCAAGGTGAGCGCGGGGTGATTTTGCGTAACGGTAAGATCATCGGCACCGCCGAACCAGGACTGGGTTTTAAAATGCCGCTGTTCGATACAGTAGTGAAGATATCCACTCAAACCCACACCACCAGCTATAGCTCATTGCAAGCCTATAGCCGCGATCAGCAACCCGCGACACTCAATGCCTCAGTCACCTTCAATGTGCCGCCGGATCGTGTCGAAGAGGTCTATGCCAACTTTAAGAGTATCGATGCCATGGTGGCTCGCCTACTCGACCGCCAAGTGCCAACGCAAGTTGAGAACATTTTTGGTAAATACACAGCAATTTCGGTCGTGCAGGAGCGGATCAAATTCGGTATCGATGTGACAAACGCCATCACTCATTCGGTCAAAGGCCCCATCGAAATCACCTCAGTGCAGATTGAAAATATCGATTTCTCTAATGCCTACGAAAAGTCGGTAGAAGACAGAATGCGCGCCGAAGTTGAGGTACAAACCCAGCTGCAAAACCTCGAGAAAGAAAGAGTCAGCGCACAAATCGCCGTGACCCAAGCGCAGGCGGAAGCCGACTCGCAACTCGCCCGCGCTAAGGCCGAGGCCGAGAGTATTAGGATCAAAGGGGATGCAGAGGCGTCTGCCATTAAGAGCCGCGCCGAAGCTCTGGCACAAAATCAAAACCTCGTCGAACTGACCAAGGCAGAGAAATGGGACGGCAAGCTGCCCACCACAGTGCTGCCAACGGGCACCCTGCCCTTTATCGATGCTAAAAAGTCGAACTAA